The Aliiroseovarius sediminilitoris region CACATCGGATTAAATGCAACTCTGCCCGCAAGCGCGGCGCTGACGCTACGTTTGTAGCGGTCACAGGGGGCCACCAGCCGTCGATTCCTGGACTTTCTCGACAATCGCCTTGGCGGCTGTTTTTTGGTAGTTGGAGCCAGTCAAATTATCGCGGTCGGCACACACCCTGTTCCCCACTCTACGGGCTGACCGTATCAAGTCTTGACCCGGATCACTCTGCTGCGTGCTGCATCGCGGGGGGCAAGGCTGCATCAAGATCAGCCAGGATGTCCTCGATCTCTTCCAGCCCGACGGACAAGCGGATCAACCCGTCCGAGATACCATGCTCGGCGCGTTCCTCGGGCGTATAGGTCGAATGTGTCATCGAGGCTGGGTGCTGGATCAGCGATTCAGCATCGCCCAGAGAGACGGCACGCTGGACCATCGACAACCGGTTCATCACGGCAATTCCGCCGGCAAGTCCTCCTTCGACCTCGAACGCGATCATGGCGCCCGGTTGCGCCATCTGGCCATTGGCGACCGAATGTTGCGGGAAGCTTTCCAGCCCGGGAAAGTGAACGGTGCCAACGGCTGGATGGGCTTCCAGCCAGCGCGCGATCACCATAGCCGACGCACAGTGCCGGTCCATCCGCAGGGCCAAGGTTTTCAGACCGCGCAGGATCAGCATCGCGTTAAACGGGGCCATTACCGCACCGGTCATGTCTTTCATGCCCACAAGACGGATTTCGGTAATCTGCTCCAACGTGCCAACCACCAGTCCGGCCACAACGTCGCCATGGCCGCCCAGATACTTGGTGGCAGAGTGCAGCACGATGTCCGCGCCATGCTCAATCGGTCGGGTCAGGTAAGGTGTGGCATAGGTGTTGTCCACCACCACCGTCGCCCCTGCCCCATGGGCGATGTCCGACACGGCGGCAATATCCACCAGACGCATGTTCGGGTTGGCCGGGGTTTCGAAATACACCACGCGGGTCTTGTCACTGATCACATCACGCAGGTTTTCCGGGTCGCTCATATCCATGGGTAATCATTACGCCCCATTTCGTCAGCCCATGCTGCATGAAGGCGAAGGTGCAGCCGTAAAGCGTCTTGTCCACGATCACCTCGTCGCCCGGCGACAACAGAGTCCACAATGTTGCAGTAATCGCGCCCATGCCAGAGGACAAAGCCAACCCGGCCTCAGCCCCTTCCAACGTCGCGATGCGTTGCTCAAGCAAATCACAGGTCGGGTTCGAGATGCGCGAATATATGTGGCCGGGGCACTCGCCCGCGAACATCTCTCCCCCGTGTTCGGCAGTTTCAAACGCGAAGGTCGAGGTCAGGTGAAGCGGCGGCGTCAGCGCGCCTTGGTTGTCCTGCGGTTCATAGGCGTGATGGATGGCGCGGGTGGCAAAACCGGATGTGGGGGACGAGGTCATGGCAAACTTCCTTTTCGAATCCTGCCCGTAGAATGACGCATCCAGGCTTTCAGAAGATTGCAAAACATGCCACGATAGCCTCACATATTAGCAGATTATGCCAAGGGAGGCGCGCTTGGACCAAAAAGATCGCCAGATCATCCGTGCCTTGCAGCAGAATGGGCGCATGACCAATCAGGATCTGGCCGAGGCCGTGAACCTATCGCCATCCCCCTGCCTGCGGCGCTTGCGCAATCTTGAAACTTCTGGGGCCATTCGGGGTTTTTCCGTGGACGCCGATGCCGCCGCCTATGGCCTTCCGATCACGGTGTTCGTGCGCATCCGGCTGGAGCGTCACAACGCAGAAGACGTGCAGCATTTCGAACGGCGCATCCTGTCAATCGACGAGGTGTTGGAATGCCACGTGCTGACCGGCGCAACCGATTACCAACTGCGTGTGGTCGTGTCCGATCTGGAGGCGTATGAGGATTTCATCCGCAACCGCATCCACCCGATCGGTGGCATTGGATCAATCGACACCAGCTTCGTCTATGGCACAGTCAAGAAAACGGCGGTGTTTCCCCGGCTGGACTAACCCAGCGCTGCACGGTCATGTGGCGTGTCGAAGTCGATTACCGGCCCTTTCGGCACCACACCGCTGGGATTGATGGTCTCATGACTACCATAATAGTGGTTCTTGATATGCGTCATGTTGACCGTCGCTGCGATGCCCGTCTGTTGATACAGGTCGCGCAGATACCCCCACAGGTTCGGATAATCGACGATCCGGCGCAGGTTGCACTTGAAATGACCCACGTAGACAGGATCGAACCGCACGAGCGTCGTGAACAGGCGCCAGTCGGCCTCGGTAATTGTGGTTCCGGTCAGGTATCGCTGCGTGGCCAGCCGTTCTTCAAGACCGTCGAGCGTTTCAAACAGCGGCACGACCGCTTCTTCATACGCGTCCTGCGTGGTCGCGAAACCCGCCTTGTAGACACCGTTGTTGACGGTGTCATAGATCCGGTCATTCAGCGCGTCGATCTCATCGCGCAGCGGCGCGGGATGGAAATCACCACCTTTCGCCCCGACGCCATCGAAGGCCGAGTTGAACATGCGGATGATTTCCGAGCTTTCGTTGGACACGATGGTGCTGGTTTTCTTGTCCCACAGAACCGGCACCGTCACCCGGCCCGAATAATCGGCCTGTGCGGTGGTATAGATCTGGTGCAGGAACTCGGCGCCATTCACCGTGTCTGGCATCGCGCCGTCGACCGGATGAAAGGTCCAGCCATCCTGAGCCATGTGCCAGTGCACAACTGAAATCGGGATCATTTCCTCCAACCCTTTCAGGGCGCGGAAGATCAGCGTCCGATGTGCCCAAGGGCAGGCGAGCGAGACATAGAGGTGATAGCGATCCGGTTCCGCCTTGAACCCGGCTTTGCCGCTGGGGCCGGCCGATCCATCGGGAGTGATCCAGTTGCGAAACTGCGCGTCTTTCCGTTTGAAACGCCCGCCGCTGGATTTCGTATCATACCATTTATCGACCCATTTGCCGTCTTGCAGCAATCCCATGCCATGTTCCTTTGTGTTTGTGGACACATGATAAGTCTTACGCGAACGGCAACAAGGGTGGACCAGACAAAACTGAAAACCCTCAACACATGATGGGGTGGATCAACCCGCCAGAACCCGGCCAAGCGCGGCCTCCGCTTTGGGTTTCACCTCGGCCACGGCATCTCGTTTGACCGGGCCATAGCCGCGCATTTCAAGCGGGGCCGACAGAAAAGCAATCACGTCATCAATATTGTCCTCGGTGATCTTACCAGTCAGTTGCGCAAGGCCGTTTTCATACCAGCCGATCAACGCCACTTCTTCACGGCGCTCGGCGGTATAGCCAAACGGGTCGAACATGGTGCCGCGCAAGCGTTTCAACCGCGCCAGCCGGGTCAAAACCGGTGTCACCCACGGGCCGAAGGCCCGTTTGCGCGGCCGTCCCCGCGCGTCCTTTCCCAAGGGCAGCAGCGGCGGAGCGAAATGGTATTTGACCGAGAAACCGGGTTCAAACTCCTGTTCCAACTGCTGACCGAACCCCATTTGAGTGTGCAACCGTGCAACCTCGTATTCATCCTTATAGGCCATCAATTTGAACAGGCTTTTTGCCGCGATGGTCAACGCTTCGTCCCGCATCCTTTCGGGCAACCGCGCCGCAAACCCGGACAGCGTTTTGCAAAAGCGGTCTGCGTAAGCCGCATCCTGATATCCGGTCAGGAAGTCCGCGCGCACCGCAATCAGATCCTCTGGCGTCTGTCCTTCGGCGGGTTTCGGATCGGTCAAAGCGACCCGATCCGGTACAGCGGCCAATACGCGGCCAAGATCAAAGGCACGGCAGTTTTCGGGTATCTTCACACCATTCAACCGAATGGCCTGTTTCAGCGTGGTTTCCGAGACCGGCACCAACCCCATTTGCCACGCATAACCCAGCATGATGACATTGGCATAAACGGCGTCACCCAAAAGGGTTTCGGCAGCATGGTTGGCATCAAGACCCGACACATTGTCTGACCCGACTGCTGCCCTGACCGCTTGTTCACGCGCGTCGATCCGCAGGCTGGCGTCGCGCGACAGGACAAGATCGCCGGTCGGCATCTCTGCCCGGTTCAGCACAACCTTGCTACCAGCGCGATAATGCACGGACGCCTTGGGCGAGGACGACACGACCATATCGCAGCCAATCACCGCATCGGCCGAACCGGTATCAATCCGCACCTGATGCACTTGATCTGGCGACGCACCCAGCCGGATATAGCTGAGCACCGTGCCAAACTTCTGCGCAAACCCAGTGAAATCCAGCACGCTGGAGCCTTTGCCCTCCAAATGTGCGGCCATGGTGATCAGGGCGCCAACAGTCACGACGCCCGTGCCACCGACGCCCGTGACCAAAAGGTCATAAGGGTCGTCCATGTCCGGTAGCTTCGGCGGCTCCACATCGCCCAGCAACGCCGCCAGATCCAGCCCCGAGGTGTCCCGCTTGCGCCGGTTTGCACCTTCGATGGTCACGAAACTGGGACAGAATCCCTTCAGGCAGGACATATCCTTGTTACAACTGGATTGGTTGATTTTGCGCTTGCGACCAAACTCGGTTTCCAGCGGTTCGACACTCAGACAGTTGCTTTCGACCGAACAATCGCCGCAACCCTCGCAAACCAGTGGGTTGATATAGGGCACGGTTTTAGGGTCTTCCATCGTGCCACGTTTGCGGCGGCGGCGCTTTTCGGTGGCGCAGGCCTGTTCATAGACCAGCACCGTTACACCGGACATGTCACGCAACTCGCGCTGCACCTGATCCATCTCGGACCGATCGTGGAAGGTCACGCCGCCCGGAAACTCGGCGCGGGTGAACTTCCCGATATCATCGGACACAAGTGCGATCCGCTGGACTCCTTCGGCACGGCAGGTCTGAATGATACCCGCCACGCTGACCGGCCCATCCACCGGCTGCCCGCCGGTCATAGCCACCGCATCATTATAGAGGATCTTATAAGTGATGTTCGTGCCCGCCGCGATGGCCTGTCGGATCGCCAGCGAGCCTGAGTGATACCATGTGCCCTCGCCCAAATTTTGGAAGATGTGCTTGCCGCCATTGAAGCGAGACCGGGCGACCCATGGCACGCCCTCGCCCCCCATTTGTGCATAGCCGGTGGTGTTTCGGTCCATCCAGCTTGCCATAACGTGACAGCCGATGCCGGACGCCGCAACGCTGCCATCAGGAACCTTGGTCGAGGTGTTGTGCGGGCAGCCGGAGCAAAAATACGGCGTGCGGGTCGCGGCATCGGTCTTGAGGATGCACGGGGGCTGCGCCGTCAGCGCCTTGGCCCGCGCGGTGAAGTTTTCGCCGGAAAACACCTTGTCCAGACGGGCCGCCACGATAGGGACCAGCATAAGCGGGCTCAGCTCGCCCGTCCATGGGATCAGCGGCTCGCCCTGACTGTCGTATTTGCCCACCATACGGTTGGGTTTGGTGCCGGGCCAATCATAGAAATACTCCTTGAACTGGCTTTCGATAATGCCGCGCTTTTCCTCGACCACCAGCACCTCGGTCTTGCCACGCACAAAGCGCAGCGCATCACGGCGATCCAGCGGCCAGACCATCCCGATCTTGTAGATGTCGATGCCCAGCGCGCGGCATTTGGCCTGGTCCACGCCCAGCAGCCGCAGGACTTCCATCAGGTCCAGATGACCCTTGCCAGTGGTCACGAACCCGAAGGTCGCATCGGCGAGGTCGTAGATGGCTTTGTCAATCGGGTTGGCCTCGACAAAGGCGCGCACAGCGTTGAGCTTGTGACCGATCCGTGTCTCGATCTCGGGGCTGGGAAGATCAGCCAGCCGAACATGCAATCCACCGGGCGGCACCTCGATCTCGGGATACGTGAACTGACGATCCGGCAGCAGATCGACCGATTGACCGGATTCGACCGTTTCAGAAATGGCCTTGAACCCGA contains the following coding sequences:
- a CDS encoding Lrp/AsnC family transcriptional regulator, encoding MDQKDRQIIRALQQNGRMTNQDLAEAVNLSPSPCLRRLRNLETSGAIRGFSVDADAAAYGLPITVFVRIRLERHNAEDVQHFERRILSIDEVLECHVLTGATDYQLRVVVSDLEAYEDFIRNRIHPIGGIGSIDTSFVYGTVKKTAVFPRLD
- a CDS encoding glutathione S-transferase family protein codes for the protein MGLLQDGKWVDKWYDTKSSGGRFKRKDAQFRNWITPDGSAGPSGKAGFKAEPDRYHLYVSLACPWAHRTLIFRALKGLEEMIPISVVHWHMAQDGWTFHPVDGAMPDTVNGAEFLHQIYTTAQADYSGRVTVPVLWDKKTSTIVSNESSEIIRMFNSAFDGVGAKGGDFHPAPLRDEIDALNDRIYDTVNNGVYKAGFATTQDAYEEAVVPLFETLDGLEERLATQRYLTGTTITEADWRLFTTLVRFDPVYVGHFKCNLRRIVDYPNLWGYLRDLYQQTGIAATVNMTHIKNHYYGSHETINPSGVVPKGPVIDFDTPHDRAALG
- a CDS encoding indolepyruvate ferredoxin oxidoreductase family protein, which produces MTRQDPDFSTYQLADRYARKTGRVFLTGTQALVRIMLDQAQRDRAAGLNTAGFISGYRGSPLGGLDLELWREDKRVADHNITFLPAVNEDLGATAVLGAQQASLDPDCEVEGVFSMWYGKGPGVDRSGDALKHGNAYGSAPKGGVLVVAGDDHGCVSSSMPHQSDVAFMSWFMPTLNPASVAEYLAFGEYGIALSRFSGTWVGFKAISETVESGQSVDLLPDRQFTYPEIEVPPGGLHVRLADLPSPEIETRIGHKLNAVRAFVEANPIDKAIYDLADATFGFVTTGKGHLDLMEVLRLLGVDQAKCRALGIDIYKIGMVWPLDRRDALRFVRGKTEVLVVEEKRGIIESQFKEYFYDWPGTKPNRMVGKYDSQGEPLIPWTGELSPLMLVPIVAARLDKVFSGENFTARAKALTAQPPCILKTDAATRTPYFCSGCPHNTSTKVPDGSVAASGIGCHVMASWMDRNTTGYAQMGGEGVPWVARSRFNGGKHIFQNLGEGTWYHSGSLAIRQAIAAGTNITYKILYNDAVAMTGGQPVDGPVSVAGIIQTCRAEGVQRIALVSDDIGKFTRAEFPGGVTFHDRSEMDQVQRELRDMSGVTVLVYEQACATEKRRRRKRGTMEDPKTVPYINPLVCEGCGDCSVESNCLSVEPLETEFGRKRKINQSSCNKDMSCLKGFCPSFVTIEGANRRKRDTSGLDLAALLGDVEPPKLPDMDDPYDLLVTGVGGTGVVTVGALITMAAHLEGKGSSVLDFTGFAQKFGTVLSYIRLGASPDQVHQVRIDTGSADAVIGCDMVVSSSPKASVHYRAGSKVVLNRAEMPTGDLVLSRDASLRIDAREQAVRAAVGSDNVSGLDANHAAETLLGDAVYANVIMLGYAWQMGLVPVSETTLKQAIRLNGVKIPENCRAFDLGRVLAAVPDRVALTDPKPAEGQTPEDLIAVRADFLTGYQDAAYADRFCKTLSGFAARLPERMRDEALTIAAKSLFKLMAYKDEYEVARLHTQMGFGQQLEQEFEPGFSVKYHFAPPLLPLGKDARGRPRKRAFGPWVTPVLTRLARLKRLRGTMFDPFGYTAERREEVALIGWYENGLAQLTGKITEDNIDDVIAFLSAPLEMRGYGPVKRDAVAEVKPKAEAALGRVLAG